A stretch of the Serratia marcescens genome encodes the following:
- the yejM gene encoding LPS biosynthesis-modulating metalloenzyme YejM, with protein sequence MVTNRQRYREKVSQMISWGHWFALFNILLALGLGSRYLFVTDWPASLLGRVYAFVSLLGHFSFIVFAGYLLVIFPLTFVVMSQRLLRFISAALATIGLTLLLVDSEVFSHFHLHLNPVVWDLVVNPDQSELSRDWQLMFICVPVIFLVEMLFGTWSWQKLRSLNRRRFGKPLATLFISAFFASHLIYIWADANFYRPITMQRANLPLSYPMTARKFLEKHGLLDQQAYERRLMQQGNPEAVAVEYPLSDLSYGEKGSSYNLLMIVVDGIRAKDMAQDMPALTRFAQENVRFSDHYSSGNHADTGLFGLFYGISPTYLDSVLAGRKPSALITALGDRGYQLGLFSSDGFNASLYRQALLTDFSLPTPAPQSDAQTTQQWQRWLTDQGSKEPWFSYINFSGAEPAEGDKTPTPADFIRRYRTGAQDVDTQIAQVLDTLKQRGLLDKTVVVITAEHGVEFNDSGKGQWGAGSAFNQAQLQVPLVIHWPGTPAQTISKLTGHNDVMRTLMQRLLHVKTAPKDYSQGEDLFTAQRRNDWIATGDGNQLVITTPTQTLMLDNSGNYRVYDQNGEEIKDEKPQLALLLQVLTDVKRFIAN encoded by the coding sequence ATGGTGACAAACCGTCAGCGTTATCGTGAAAAAGTCTCCCAGATGATCAGCTGGGGGCACTGGTTCGCCTTATTCAACATTCTGCTCGCCCTTGGGTTGGGCAGCCGCTACCTGTTTGTCACCGACTGGCCCGCATCCCTGCTGGGCCGGGTCTATGCCTTTGTCAGCCTGCTGGGGCATTTCAGCTTTATCGTGTTCGCTGGCTATTTGCTGGTGATCTTCCCGCTCACCTTCGTGGTGATGTCGCAGCGGCTGTTGCGATTTATTTCCGCCGCGCTGGCCACCATCGGGCTCACGCTGTTGCTGGTCGACAGCGAAGTGTTCTCCCATTTCCACCTGCACCTCAATCCGGTGGTGTGGGATCTGGTGGTCAACCCGGACCAAAGCGAGCTTTCGCGCGACTGGCAGCTGATGTTTATCTGCGTGCCGGTGATCTTCCTGGTGGAGATGCTGTTCGGCACCTGGAGCTGGCAGAAGCTGCGCAGCCTGAATCGCCGCCGTTTCGGCAAACCGCTGGCGACGCTGTTTATCAGCGCCTTTTTCGCGTCACACCTGATTTATATCTGGGCCGACGCCAACTTCTATCGCCCGATCACCATGCAGCGGGCCAACCTGCCGCTCTCGTACCCGATGACCGCGCGCAAGTTCCTCGAAAAACACGGCCTGCTCGATCAGCAAGCGTATGAGCGCCGCCTGATGCAACAGGGCAATCCGGAAGCGGTGGCAGTGGAGTATCCGCTCAGCGATCTCAGCTACGGCGAGAAAGGCAGCAGCTATAACCTGCTGATGATCGTGGTGGACGGCATTCGCGCAAAAGACATGGCGCAGGACATGCCGGCGCTAACGCGCTTCGCCCAGGAAAACGTGCGTTTCAGCGATCACTACAGTTCGGGCAACCATGCCGATACTGGGCTGTTCGGCCTGTTCTACGGCATTTCCCCGACCTATCTGGACAGCGTGCTCGCCGGCCGCAAGCCGTCGGCGCTGATCACTGCGCTCGGCGATCGGGGCTACCAGCTGGGGCTGTTCTCCTCCGATGGCTTCAATGCCAGCCTGTACCGCCAGGCCCTGTTGACCGACTTCTCGCTGCCGACGCCGGCGCCGCAAAGCGATGCGCAAACCACGCAGCAATGGCAGCGTTGGCTGACGGATCAGGGCAGCAAAGAGCCGTGGTTCTCCTATATCAACTTCAGCGGCGCCGAGCCGGCCGAAGGCGACAAAACCCCGACTCCGGCCGACTTTATTCGGCGCTATCGCACCGGTGCGCAAGACGTGGATACCCAGATAGCCCAGGTGCTGGACACTCTGAAACAGCGCGGCCTGTTGGATAAAACCGTGGTGGTGATCACCGCCGAGCACGGCGTCGAGTTCAACGACAGCGGCAAAGGCCAATGGGGCGCCGGCTCCGCCTTCAACCAGGCGCAGCTGCAGGTGCCATTGGTGATCCACTGGCCGGGCACCCCGGCGCAGACCATCAGCAAGCTGACCGGCCATAACGACGTGATGCGCACCTTGATGCAACGATTGCTGCACGTGAAGACCGCGCCGAAAGACTATTCGCAGGGCGAAGATCTGTTCACCGCCCAGCGCCGCAACGACTGGATCGCCACCGGCGATGGCAATCAGCTGGTGATCACCACGCCGACGCAGACGCTGATGCTGGACAACAGCGGCAACTATCGCGTCTACGATCAGAACGGCGAAGAAATAAAAGACGAGAAACCGCAGCTTGCTCTGCTGCTGCAGGTGCTGACCGATGTAAAACGCTTTATCGCCAACTAA
- the ttrA gene encoding tetrathionate reductase subunit TtrA — protein MAKLTRRQWLKVGLAFGGLSAFGLSYREVAKRAIDGLIHGTSGRVTLDRINGNSLPPEGRAVPEWQGNSQQAISMTQCFGCWTQCGVRVRVDRQTDRVLRIAGNPYHPLSQERHVDSALPLQDALAQLGGESGLDARSTACARGATLLEGLYSPLRVLEPMKRVGKRGEGKWQRISFEQLIAEVVEGGDLFGEGHVDGLRAIRDLETPIDARRPGLGPKANQLLVTNAGDDGRDSFLRRFAQNSFGSKNFGAHGAYCGLAYRAGSGALMNDLDKNPHVKPDWEQVEFALFMGTSPAQSGNPFKRQARQLASARLRSEFRYAVVAPALPLTTTLADDHGHWIPVLPGTDSALAMAMIRWILDNRRYQAGYLAIPSEAAMQRAGEKSWTNATHLVIAESGHPLAGQHLTLAHLNGAESASPLVVNGAGELVPAEACDRAELWVTRTVTLHDGAQVAVKSGFQCLKEAADKLSPEAYSRECGVPVARIAALAEAFTAHGRKAAVIAHGGMMAANGFYNTWSVMMLNVLIGNLSLAGGVFVGGGKFNGFAEGPRYNLVEFPGLVKPKGLNIARSKAAYETSDEYREKVAAGVSPWPARAPWYPFVAGQLTELLTSALAGYPYGLKAWISNMTNPLYGIAGLRGVAEERLKDPARLPLFIAIDAFINETTALADYIVPDTHNFESWGFSAPWGGVASKATTARWPIVTPATAKTAQGQPISMEAFCIAVAKRLALPGFGYRAIGDGQGGLLPLNRAEDYYLRAAANVAFAGKAPVPGVQAEELALTGVDRLLPQLAQTLRADEVDRVAFIYSRGGRFAEHDSGRRDGSVGNRWEKPLQIWNAEVAKHRHAITGERFSGCPTCYPARLSDGRAVEELYPERQWPLRLMSFKSNVMSSSTAVIRRLHDVKPVNLVALNPADGVRFGIQHGDWVSISTPGGSREAQISLLAGVMPGVIAVEHGYGHREMGASQHYLDGEPLAMDERIAAGINLNDLGFADPTREVPNTWLDWVTGAAVRQGIPAAIVKLSA, from the coding sequence ATGGCTAAACTCACCCGGCGTCAGTGGTTGAAAGTGGGCCTGGCCTTCGGCGGATTGTCCGCTTTCGGCCTGAGTTACCGGGAAGTCGCCAAACGGGCGATCGACGGTTTGATTCACGGCACCTCAGGGCGGGTGACGTTGGATCGCATCAACGGCAACTCTCTGCCGCCCGAAGGGCGGGCGGTGCCGGAATGGCAAGGCAATTCGCAGCAGGCCATCTCGATGACCCAGTGTTTCGGTTGCTGGACGCAATGCGGCGTGCGGGTACGGGTGGACAGGCAGACCGACCGGGTACTGCGTATCGCCGGCAACCCTTATCATCCGCTGTCTCAGGAACGGCACGTCGACTCTGCCTTGCCGCTGCAGGACGCGTTGGCGCAGCTGGGCGGCGAAAGCGGCCTCGATGCCCGTTCGACCGCCTGCGCGCGCGGCGCCACGCTACTGGAGGGGCTTTACAGCCCGCTGCGCGTACTGGAGCCGATGAAGCGCGTCGGCAAGCGCGGCGAGGGCAAGTGGCAACGCATCAGCTTCGAACAGTTGATCGCTGAAGTGGTAGAGGGCGGCGATCTGTTCGGCGAGGGGCATGTGGACGGCCTGCGGGCGATCCGCGATCTGGAAACGCCGATCGACGCTCGGCGGCCGGGGCTGGGGCCGAAAGCCAACCAGCTGCTGGTGACCAACGCCGGTGACGACGGGCGCGACAGCTTCCTGCGGCGCTTCGCTCAGAACAGTTTCGGCAGCAAAAACTTCGGCGCGCACGGCGCATACTGCGGGCTGGCCTACCGTGCCGGTTCCGGCGCGTTGATGAACGATCTGGACAAGAACCCGCACGTGAAACCGGATTGGGAACAGGTCGAATTCGCGCTGTTTATGGGCACCTCGCCGGCGCAGTCCGGCAACCCGTTCAAGCGCCAGGCCCGGCAGTTGGCCAGCGCCAGATTGCGCAGCGAGTTCCGCTATGCGGTAGTGGCGCCGGCGCTGCCGCTGACCACCACGCTGGCGGACGATCATGGCCATTGGATCCCGGTGCTGCCGGGCACCGACTCGGCGCTGGCGATGGCGATGATCCGTTGGATCCTCGACAACCGGCGTTATCAGGCCGGCTATCTCGCCATCCCGTCGGAGGCCGCCATGCAACGCGCCGGCGAGAAGAGCTGGACCAACGCCACGCATCTGGTGATCGCCGAGAGCGGGCACCCGCTGGCGGGGCAGCATCTGACGCTCGCTCATCTGAACGGCGCCGAGTCGGCGTCGCCGCTGGTAGTCAACGGCGCGGGGGAACTGGTGCCGGCCGAGGCGTGCGACCGCGCCGAACTGTGGGTAACCCGCACGGTGACGCTGCACGACGGCGCGCAGGTGGCGGTGAAAAGCGGTTTCCAGTGTCTGAAAGAGGCCGCCGACAAACTGTCGCCGGAGGCGTACAGCCGGGAATGCGGCGTGCCGGTGGCGCGTATCGCGGCGCTGGCCGAAGCCTTTACCGCCCACGGGCGCAAGGCGGCGGTGATCGCCCATGGCGGGATGATGGCGGCAAACGGGTTTTACAATACCTGGTCGGTGATGATGCTCAACGTGTTGATCGGTAACCTGAGCCTGGCGGGCGGGGTGTTTGTCGGCGGCGGAAAATTCAACGGCTTCGCCGAGGGGCCGCGCTATAACCTGGTCGAGTTTCCCGGCCTGGTAAAACCGAAGGGATTGAATATCGCGCGCAGCAAGGCCGCTTATGAAACCTCCGACGAATACCGGGAAAAAGTGGCGGCGGGTGTTTCACCCTGGCCTGCCAGGGCGCCCTGGTATCCGTTCGTCGCCGGGCAGTTGACCGAGCTGCTGACGTCGGCGCTGGCGGGGTATCCGTACGGGCTGAAAGCCTGGATCTCGAACATGACTAATCCCTTGTACGGTATCGCCGGGTTGCGCGGCGTGGCGGAAGAGCGGCTGAAAGATCCGGCGCGTTTGCCGCTGTTTATCGCCATCGATGCGTTTATCAACGAAACGACGGCGCTGGCCGACTATATCGTCCCGGATACCCATAACTTTGAGAGCTGGGGGTTCAGCGCCCCCTGGGGGGGTGTCGCCAGCAAGGCCACCACTGCACGCTGGCCGATAGTGACGCCGGCGACCGCGAAAACGGCGCAAGGGCAGCCGATCTCCATGGAGGCGTTTTGCATCGCGGTAGCCAAACGCCTGGCGCTGCCGGGGTTTGGCTACCGCGCAATCGGCGACGGCCAGGGCGGGCTGCTGCCGCTCAACCGCGCCGAGGATTATTATCTGCGCGCCGCCGCCAACGTGGCGTTTGCCGGCAAAGCGCCGGTGCCGGGCGTGCAAGCGGAAGAGCTGGCGCTGACCGGCGTCGATCGCTTGTTGCCGCAGCTTGCGCAGACGCTGCGCGCCGATGAAGTCGACCGCGTGGCGTTTATCTACAGCCGCGGCGGCCGGTTTGCCGAGCATGACAGCGGCCGTCGCGACGGCAGCGTGGGCAACCGCTGGGAGAAGCCTCTGCAGATCTGGAATGCGGAAGTGGCGAAGCACAGGCATGCGATTACCGGCGAGCGTTTCAGCGGCTGCCCCACCTGCTACCCGGCGCGTTTGTCGGACGGCCGCGCGGTGGAAGAGCTCTACCCTGAGCGGCAGTGGCCGCTGCGGCTGATGTCCTTCAAATCCAATGTGATGAGCAGCTCCACCGCAGTGATCCGGCGCCTGCACGACGTGAAGCCGGTGAACCTGGTGGCCCTGAACCCGGCGGACGGGGTGCGTTTCGGCATTCAACACGGTGATTGGGTGAGCATCAGTACGCCGGGCGGTAGCCGGGAGGCGCAGATCAGTTTGCTGGCGGGGGTGATGCCCGGCGTGATCGCGGTTGAGCACGGCTACGGCCACCGGGAGATGGGGGCCAGCCAGCACTACCTGGACGGCGAGCCACTGGCGATGGATGAGCGCATCGCTGCCGGCATCAACCTCAACGATTTGGGCTTTGCCGATCCGACGCGCGAAGTACCGAACACTTGGCTGGATTGGGTGACCGGTGCGGCGGTGCGTCAGGGCATTCCGGCGGCGATCGTCAAACTCTCCGCGTAA